One Pseudomonas sp. MH9.2 DNA segment encodes these proteins:
- the sohB gene encoding protease SohB: MEFMAEYAIFLAKTVTLVVAILIVLAAFASLRSKGRRKSAGQLQVSKLNDFYKGLRERLEQSLLDKDRLKALRKEQGKSLKKEKKLADAKPRVYVLDFDGDIKASATESMRHEITALLTLATVKDEVVLRLESGGGMVHSYGLASSQLARIRQAGIPLTICIDKVAASGGYMMACIGNKIISAPFAILGSIGVVAQLPNVNRLLKKHDIDFEVLTAGEYKRTLTVFGENTEKGREKFQEELDITHELFKNFVARYRPQLAINEVATGEVWLGMAALDKQLVDELKTSDEYLSERAKVAEVFHLHYSERKSLQERIGLAASGSVDRVLLSWWSRLTQQRFW, translated from the coding sequence GTGGAGTTTATGGCTGAATACGCAATTTTTCTGGCCAAGACGGTCACCCTGGTGGTTGCCATTCTGATTGTGCTGGCGGCTTTCGCTTCGCTACGCAGCAAAGGCCGACGCAAATCTGCCGGGCAGTTGCAGGTCAGCAAGCTGAATGACTTCTACAAAGGTCTGCGCGAACGTCTTGAACAATCGCTGTTGGATAAGGACCGGCTCAAGGCGTTGCGCAAAGAGCAAGGCAAAAGCCTGAAGAAGGAAAAGAAACTGGCCGACGCCAAGCCTCGGGTGTATGTGCTGGATTTCGACGGTGATATAAAAGCGTCCGCAACCGAGAGCATGCGCCATGAAATCACGGCGCTGTTAACCTTGGCCACGGTCAAGGATGAAGTGGTCCTGCGCCTGGAGAGTGGCGGCGGCATGGTCCACAGTTATGGCTTGGCCTCATCGCAGTTGGCACGGATTCGTCAGGCGGGTATTCCACTGACCATCTGCATCGACAAAGTGGCGGCCAGCGGTGGCTACATGATGGCTTGCATTGGTAACAAGATTATCAGCGCACCTTTCGCTATTTTGGGTTCCATCGGCGTGGTAGCGCAGTTGCCCAACGTCAATCGTCTGCTGAAGAAGCATGATATTGATTTTGAAGTGCTGACCGCTGGCGAGTACAAACGTACCTTGACCGTATTTGGCGAAAATACCGAGAAGGGCCGGGAGAAGTTCCAGGAAGAGCTGGACATTACTCATGAGCTGTTCAAAAACTTTGTCGCGCGCTACCGTCCGCAATTGGCGATCAACGAAGTTGCTACCGGGGAAGTCTGGCTTGGCATGGCGGCGCTGGACAAACAGTTGGTGGACGAACTCAAGACCAGTGACGAATACCTTTCTGAGCGCGCCAAGGTCGCTGAAGTTTTCCATTTGCATTATTCCGAGCGCAAAAGCTTGCAGGAACGGATCGGCTTGGCGGCCAGTGGGTCGGTAGATCGTGTCTTGTTGAGTTGGTGGAGTCGGCTGACACAGCAGCGCTTCTGGTAA
- a CDS encoding histidine phosphatase family protein, which produces MGSIYLIRHGQASFGADDYDVLSPMGIRQAEILGTHLAQLGLSFDRCLSGNLRRQQHTAEAVMDQFKAAGQSMAPLEVDPAFNEFDADAVIRALLPALLPDEPEALHVLRNAAQNRGEFQRLFALIMDRWLKGDYDTPGLQSWLGFVEQVQSGLHRVLDQAGNKDRIAIFTSGGTITALLHLITQMPAKQAFELNWQIVNTSLNQLKFRGREVALASFNSHAHLQLLQAPELITYR; this is translated from the coding sequence GTGGGCAGCATCTATTTGATTCGACATGGCCAGGCCTCCTTTGGTGCAGACGACTACGACGTTCTGTCTCCGATGGGTATTCGCCAGGCCGAGATCCTCGGCACCCACCTGGCACAGCTGGGCTTGAGCTTCGATCGCTGCCTGTCTGGCAACCTGCGTCGTCAGCAGCATACGGCCGAGGCGGTAATGGACCAGTTCAAGGCGGCAGGGCAATCCATGGCCCCGCTTGAAGTCGATCCCGCGTTTAATGAATTCGACGCCGATGCGGTGATCCGTGCCCTGCTCCCGGCCCTGCTCCCCGATGAACCGGAAGCCCTGCATGTGCTGCGTAATGCCGCGCAAAACCGCGGTGAGTTTCAGCGACTATTTGCGTTGATCATGGACCGTTGGCTCAAGGGTGATTATGACACTCCGGGGCTGCAAAGCTGGCTCGGCTTTGTCGAGCAGGTTCAATCGGGCTTGCACCGGGTTCTCGATCAGGCGGGCAACAAAGACCGGATCGCGATTTTCACCTCAGGCGGTACAATCACCGCGCTGCTCCACTTAATCACTCAGATGCCCGCGAAGCAGGCGTTCGAACTCAACTGGCAAATCGTCAATACCTCGCTCAACCAGCTTAAATTCCGTGGTCGCGAGGTAGCCTTGGCTTCCTTCAACAGTCATGCGCACCTGCAACTGTTGCAGGCGCCGGAGCTCATCACTTATCGCTGA
- the metH gene encoding methionine synthase: MSDRSARLHALQQALKERILILDGGMGTMIQSYRLEEEDYRGKRFADWPSDVKGNNDLLILSRPDVIGAIEKAYLDAGADILETNTFNATQVSQADYGMEALVYELNVEGARLARKVADAKTLETPNKPRFVAGVLGPTSRTCSLSPDVNNPGYRNVTFDQLVENYTEATHGLIEGGADLILIETIFDTLNAKAAIFAVQGVFEEVGFELPIMISGTITDASGRTLSGQTTEAFWNSVSHAKPISVGLNCALGASDLRPYLEELSNKAGTYISAHPNAGLPNAFGEYDEEPAQTAAIIEEFAQSGFLNIVGGCCGTTPAHIKAIANAVSKYPPRAIPDIPKACRLSGLEPFTIDRSSLFINVGERTNITGSARFARLIREDNYTEALEVALQQVEAGAQVIDINMDEGMLDSKKAMVTFLNLIAGEPDISRVPIMIDSSKWEVIEAGLKCIQGKGIVNSISMKEGVEQFIHHAKLCKRYGAAVVVMAFDEDGQADTEKRKREICKRSYDILVNDVGFPPEDIIFDPNIFAIATGIEEHNNYAVDFINACAYIRDNLPHALTSGGVSNVSFSFRGNNPVREAIHSVFLLYAIRNGLSMGIVNAGQLEIYDQIPTELRDCVEDVVLNRTPNGTDALLAIADKYKGDGSVKEAETEEWRGWEVNKRLEHALVKGITTHIVEDTEESRQSFKRPIEVIEGPLMSGMNIVGDLFGSGKMFLPQVVKSARVMKQAVAHLIPFIELEKGDKPEAKGKILMATVKGDVHDIGKNIVGVVLGCNGYDIVDLGVMVPAEKILQVAKEQKCDIIGLSGLITPSLDEMVHVAREMQRQGFTLPLMIGGATTSKAHTAVKIEPKYSNDAVIYVTDASRAVGVATQLLSKELKPAFIEKTRLEYIEVRERTAARSSRTERLSYAAAVAKKPKFDWADYQPVKPTFTGVKVLENIDLNVLAEYIDWTPFFISWDLAGKYPRILTDEVVGEAATSLFADAQDILRKLIDEKLISARAVFGFWPANQVDNDDLELYGNDGKPLAKLHHLRQQIIKTDGKPNFSLADFVAPKDSGVTDYVGGFITTAGIGAEEVSKAYQDKGDDYNAIMVKALADRLAEACAEWLHQQVRKNYWGYAKDEQLANEDLIKEQYIGIRPAPGYPACPDHTEKGTLFDLLDRTEEGQSGLSGVTLTESYAMFPAASVSGWYFAHPQAQYFAVGKVDKDQVESYTARKGQELSVSERWLAPNLGYDD, from the coding sequence ATGTCCGACCGCAGCGCTCGCCTCCACGCTCTCCAGCAAGCCCTCAAAGAGCGCATTCTGATTCTCGATGGTGGCATGGGCACAATGATCCAGAGCTACCGACTGGAGGAAGAGGACTACCGTGGCAAACGCTTCGCCGACTGGCCAAGTGATGTCAAAGGCAATAACGACCTGCTGATTCTCAGTCGTCCGGACGTGATTGGGGCCATCGAAAAGGCCTATCTGGATGCTGGCGCTGACATTCTCGAAACCAACACCTTCAACGCCACCCAGGTTTCCCAGGCCGATTACGGTATGGAAGCGTTGGTCTATGAGTTGAACGTAGAAGGTGCTCGCCTCGCCCGCAAGGTCGCTGACGCTAAAACCCTGGAAACGCCCAACAAGCCGCGCTTCGTTGCTGGCGTTCTAGGCCCGACCAGCCGCACCTGCTCGTTGTCGCCAGACGTGAACAACCCCGGTTACCGCAACGTGACCTTCGATCAGTTGGTGGAAAACTACACCGAAGCCACCCACGGCTTGATCGAAGGCGGCGCCGATCTGATCCTGATCGAGACGATATTCGACACCCTCAATGCCAAGGCCGCGATTTTCGCCGTGCAGGGCGTGTTCGAAGAAGTCGGCTTTGAATTGCCGATCATGATCTCCGGGACCATCACCGATGCCTCGGGCCGCACCTTGTCCGGACAAACCACTGAAGCGTTCTGGAACTCGGTCAGCCACGCCAAACCTATTTCGGTGGGTTTGAACTGCGCGCTGGGCGCCAGCGATTTGCGTCCCTACCTGGAAGAACTGTCGAACAAAGCCGGCACTTACATTTCGGCGCACCCGAACGCCGGTTTACCGAACGCCTTCGGTGAATACGACGAAGAGCCAGCACAGACAGCGGCAATCATCGAAGAGTTCGCCCAGAGCGGCTTTCTCAATATCGTCGGTGGCTGCTGTGGGACCACACCTGCGCACATCAAGGCCATCGCCAATGCGGTAAGCAAGTACCCGCCGCGGGCTATTCCGGACATCCCTAAAGCCTGTCGCCTATCCGGCCTGGAACCGTTCACCATTGATCGCAGTTCGTTGTTCATCAACGTCGGCGAGCGCACCAACATCACCGGTTCTGCGCGTTTTGCCCGGCTGATCCGTGAGGACAACTACACCGAAGCGCTTGAAGTCGCCTTGCAGCAGGTCGAAGCCGGCGCTCAGGTGATCGACATCAACATGGACGAGGGCATGCTCGATTCGAAGAAGGCCATGGTGACCTTCCTCAATCTGATTGCCGGCGAACCGGACATTTCCCGCGTTCCGATCATGATCGACTCCTCCAAATGGGAGGTGATCGAAGCCGGCCTCAAGTGCATTCAGGGCAAGGGCATCGTCAACTCCATCAGCATGAAGGAAGGCGTGGAGCAGTTCATCCATCACGCCAAACTGTGCAAACGCTATGGCGCCGCCGTGGTGGTGATGGCGTTTGATGAAGACGGCCAGGCCGACACCGAGAAGCGCAAGAGAGAAATCTGCAAGCGCTCCTACGACATCCTGGTCAACGATGTCGGCTTCCCGCCTGAAGACATCATTTTTGACCCGAACATTTTCGCCATTGCCACGGGCATCGAAGAGCACAACAACTACGCCGTCGATTTCATCAACGCCTGTGCCTATATTCGCGACAACCTGCCCCATGCCCTGACCTCTGGTGGCGTGTCCAACGTATCCTTCTCGTTCCGTGGCAACAATCCGGTACGCGAGGCGATTCACTCGGTGTTCTTGCTGTATGCGATCCGCAACGGTTTGAGCATGGGGATCGTCAACGCCGGGCAATTGGAGATCTACGACCAAATACCGACCGAATTGCGCGATTGTGTGGAAGACGTCGTCCTCAACCGCACGCCAAACGGTACCGACGCCCTGCTGGCCATCGCCGACAAGTACAAGGGTGACGGCAGCGTCAAAGAAGCCGAAACCGAAGAGTGGCGTGGCTGGGAAGTCAACAAGCGCCTGGAACACGCGCTGGTCAAAGGCATCACCACCCATATCGTCGAAGACACCGAAGAGTCTCGGCAGTCGTTCAAGCGCCCGATCGAAGTGATCGAAGGGCCGTTGATGTCCGGCATGAACATCGTCGGCGACCTGTTCGGCTCAGGAAAAATGTTCCTGCCACAGGTGGTTAAATCCGCGCGAGTGATGAAACAGGCCGTGGCCCACTTGATCCCGTTCATCGAACTGGAAAAAGGCGACAAACCCGAAGCCAAGGGCAAAATTCTCATGGCCACGGTCAAGGGCGACGTGCATGACATCGGCAAGAACATTGTCGGCGTGGTTCTGGGCTGCAACGGCTATGACATCGTCGACTTGGGCGTGATGGTGCCGGCAGAGAAGATCCTGCAGGTGGCCAAGGAACAGAAGTGCGACATCATCGGCCTGTCTGGACTGATTACACCGTCACTCGATGAAATGGTGCATGTCGCCCGGGAAATGCAGCGTCAGGGCTTTACCCTGCCGCTGATGATCGGCGGCGCGACCACGTCCAAAGCCCATACCGCGGTGAAGATCGAACCCAAGTACAGCAACGACGCGGTGATCTACGTCACCGATGCATCCCGCGCCGTTGGCGTGGCCACGCAATTGCTGTCGAAGGAATTGAAGCCGGCGTTTATCGAGAAAACCCGGCTCGAGTACATCGAGGTACGTGAGCGCACCGCTGCCCGCAGTTCCCGCACCGAGCGCCTGAGTTACGCCGCTGCCGTGGCCAAGAAGCCGAAGTTCGACTGGGCCGATTACCAACCGGTCAAACCTACGTTCACCGGCGTGAAGGTCCTGGAAAATATCGACCTTAATGTGCTGGCCGAGTACATCGACTGGACCCCATTCTTCATCTCCTGGGACCTGGCCGGCAAATACCCGCGCATTCTCACCGATGAAGTGGTTGGCGAAGCCGCGACCTCGCTGTTTGCCGATGCTCAGGACATCCTGCGCAAACTGATCGACGAAAAACTGATCAGCGCTCGCGCAGTGTTCGGCTTCTGGCCTGCCAATCAGGTCGACAACGATGACCTGGAGCTTTACGGCAACGACGGCAAACCGCTGGCCAAGCTGCATCACCTGCGTCAACAGATCATCAAGACCGACGGCAAACCGAATTTCTCCCTGGCTGACTTTGTCGCACCCAAGGACAGCGGAGTCACCGATTACGTCGGCGGTTTCATCACCACTGCGGGCATCGGTGCCGAAGAAGTGTCTAAGGCTTATCAAGACAAAGGCGACGACTACAACGCAATCATGGTCAAAGCCCTGGCCGACCGTCTTGCCGAAGCCTGCGCCGAGTGGCTGCACCAACAGGTGCGGAAAAACTACTGGGGTTATGCCAAGGACGAACAACTGGCCAACGAAGACCTGATCAAGGAGCAGTACATCGGTATCCGCCCTGCACCGGGTTATCCGGCCTGCCCGGATCACACCGAAAAAGGCACCTTGTTCGACCTGCTGGACCGCACCGAGGAGGGTCAGTCAGGCCTGAGCGGTGTCACCTTGACCGAAAGCTATGCAATGTTCCCTGCGGCGTCGGTGAGTGGCTGGTACTTCGCTCATCCACAGGCGCAATATTTTGCCGTGGGTAAAGTCGACAAGGATCAGGTAGAAAGCTACACGGCGCGCAAAGGTCAGGAGCTGAGCGTTTCTGAGCGCTGGCTGGCGCCAAACCTGGGATACGACGACTAA
- a CDS encoding ABC transporter substrate-binding protein encodes MFKLFCSALLVLSSVWMTATEAATVVFLNPGLSTETFWVSYSKFMAAAANDLGMTLQVRYSERDPHKTLIQAREALLGPDRPDYLVFVNELYAAPEILRLSQGSGVKLFAVNNTLTPDQINMLGDVRTRFPNLIGSLVGNDEEGGYLMAKELIRLHPKVAAGHSIDMLAFSGAATTPVAQLREQGLRRALGEHPEVHLRQLVYSGWERERAQEQARQLFQRYPKTSLVWSANDEMAFGAMAALRERGGAPGKDVLFSALNSSTAALQARLDGSLSVLAGGHFTLGGWAMVLLHDYDATREQDRQYLGARQLSVLQLLGQQDARRLLQAGRQDDYGVDFRTFSMTGNPKPGAYRFSLKSILY; translated from the coding sequence ATGTTTAAACTTTTTTGTAGCGCGTTGCTGGTATTGAGCAGCGTGTGGATGACTGCGACCGAAGCAGCGACGGTGGTTTTTCTGAATCCGGGCCTGTCGACGGAAACGTTTTGGGTCAGTTATTCAAAGTTCATGGCGGCGGCGGCCAACGACTTGGGCATGACGCTGCAGGTGCGTTACTCGGAACGGGACCCTCATAAAACGCTGATCCAGGCGCGCGAAGCGTTGTTGGGCCCTGACCGGCCCGATTACCTGGTGTTCGTCAATGAATTGTATGCCGCCCCGGAAATTCTTCGTCTATCCCAAGGCAGCGGCGTCAAGCTGTTTGCCGTCAACAATACCCTCACCCCTGATCAGATCAACATGCTCGGCGACGTCCGCACTCGCTTTCCGAATTTGATCGGTAGTTTGGTAGGGAATGATGAGGAGGGCGGTTACTTGATGGCCAAGGAGCTGATTCGCCTGCACCCGAAGGTTGCCGCTGGTCATAGCATCGACATGCTGGCGTTCTCTGGAGCAGCAACAACACCCGTCGCTCAGCTTCGCGAGCAGGGTCTGCGACGCGCTCTGGGTGAGCACCCGGAAGTGCATTTGCGTCAACTCGTGTACAGCGGTTGGGAACGAGAGCGAGCGCAGGAACAGGCCCGACAGTTGTTTCAGCGCTACCCGAAAACAAGCCTGGTATGGTCTGCCAATGATGAAATGGCGTTTGGCGCCATGGCTGCATTGCGTGAACGGGGCGGAGCGCCGGGCAAGGATGTGCTGTTTAGTGCCTTGAACTCTTCGACAGCGGCCTTGCAGGCGCGTCTGGACGGAAGTTTGAGCGTTCTGGCGGGTGGGCACTTCACGTTGGGTGGGTGGGCCATGGTGTTGCTGCACGACTATGACGCAACCAGGGAACAGGATCGCCAGTACCTGGGGGCGCGTCAATTAAGCGTGTTGCAGCTTCTTGGCCAGCAGGATGCCAGGCGCCTGCTGCAGGCTGGCCGCCAAGACGACTATGGCGTCGATTTCCGCACATTCAGCATGACGGGGAACCCTAAGCCGGGTGCGTACCGTTTTTCCCTGAAAAGCATACTGTACTGA
- a CDS encoding DUF934 domain-containing protein, with protein MQRIIKNNEVIDETWHLLPKDTTLDGLSNCDDLIVPLALWLDHSHALKARDGGLGVWLDADEEAEQIGDDVDNFQVIALNFPAFTDGRSYSNARLLRDRYGFKGELRAIGDVLRDQLFYMHRCGFDAFAIRPDKDPYEALEGLKDFSVTYQAATDEPLPLFRRR; from the coding sequence ATGCAGCGAATCATTAAGAACAACGAAGTCATCGACGAAACCTGGCACTTGCTGCCCAAGGACACGACGCTTGACGGCCTGTCCAACTGTGATGACCTGATTGTGCCGCTGGCTTTATGGCTCGACCATAGTCACGCCCTCAAAGCGCGTGACGGCGGCTTGGGTGTATGGCTGGACGCCGACGAAGAAGCTGAGCAAATTGGTGATGACGTGGATAACTTCCAGGTTATCGCCCTGAATTTTCCGGCGTTCACCGATGGCCGCAGTTACTCCAATGCGCGTCTGCTTCGTGATCGATACGGTTTCAAAGGCGAACTACGGGCCATTGGTGATGTGTTGCGTGACCAATTGTTCTATATGCACCGCTGTGGTTTCGACGCCTTTGCGATTCGCCCCGACAAAGACCCGTATGAAGCACTTGAAGGTCTTAAAGACTTCTCGGTGACCTACCAGGCCGCTACTGATGAACCGTTGCCGCTGTTCCGGCGTCGCTGA
- a CDS encoding DUF2970 domain-containing protein yields the protein MDDSSNNKPPTFWQMVLSVVAAAFGVQSGKNRARDFTHGKPSHFVILGVLFTAIFALTLFGIVQLVLHFAVG from the coding sequence ATGGACGACTCTTCAAACAATAAGCCGCCTACTTTCTGGCAGATGGTGCTGAGCGTTGTAGCGGCGGCATTTGGTGTACAGAGCGGGAAAAACCGGGCTCGGGATTTTACCCACGGCAAACCCAGTCACTTCGTCATACTGGGCGTGCTGTTCACGGCGATCTTCGCCCTGACCTTGTTTGGCATTGTCCAGTTGGTATTGCACTTCGCCGTGGGTTGA
- a CDS encoding nitrite/sulfite reductase gives MYVYDEYDQRIIEDRVKQFRDQTRRYLAGELSEEEFRPLRLQNGLYIQRFAPMLRVAVPYGQLTSRQLRMIAKIARDYDKGYAHVSTRQNIQFNWPALEDVPDILAELATVQMHAIQTSGNCLRNVTTDQFAGVAADEVVDPRPWCEIIRQWTTFHPEFAYLPRKFKIAINGSTSDRVAIEVHDIGLEPVRNAAGELGFRVLVGGGLGRTPVVGAFINEFLPWQDLLSYLDAILRVYNRYGRRDNKYKARIKILVKALTPEVFAERVDAEMVHLRGGQTTLTEAEVHRVAKHFVDPEYKALSDQSAELAHLDKEHPGFARWRSRNVLAHKKPGYAAVTLSLKPTGVAPGDITDKQLDGVADLADRYSFSQMRTSHEQNIILADVEQSQLFTLWGELREQGFATPNIGLLTDIICCPGGDFCSLANAKSIPIAEAIQRRFDDLDYLFDIGELDLNISGCMNACGHHHVGHIGILGVDKKGEEFYQVSLGGSSNRDASLGKILGPSFAQDVMPDVIEKLINVYIEKRHEDERFIDTFQRIGIDPFKERVYAANH, from the coding sequence ATGTACGTATACGACGAGTACGATCAGCGGATCATCGAGGACCGCGTCAAGCAGTTCCGGGATCAGACCCGACGCTACCTGGCCGGAGAGCTGAGCGAAGAAGAGTTTCGCCCGCTGCGCCTGCAGAATGGCCTTTATATTCAACGCTTTGCGCCGATGTTGCGGGTGGCTGTGCCTTATGGCCAGTTGACCTCGCGGCAGTTGCGCATGATTGCCAAAATCGCTCGTGATTACGACAAGGGCTATGCCCATGTCAGCACCCGCCAAAATATTCAGTTCAACTGGCCCGCGCTGGAAGACGTGCCGGATATTCTGGCTGAACTCGCAACCGTGCAGATGCACGCGATTCAGACCAGCGGTAACTGCTTGCGTAACGTCACCACCGATCAATTTGCCGGTGTTGCGGCGGATGAAGTGGTTGATCCGCGTCCGTGGTGCGAGATCATTCGGCAGTGGACTACCTTCCACCCCGAATTCGCCTACCTGCCGCGTAAATTCAAGATCGCCATCAATGGTTCCACCAGTGACCGTGTCGCCATTGAGGTACACGACATCGGCCTGGAGCCAGTGCGTAACGCTGCGGGCGAACTGGGTTTCCGCGTCCTGGTCGGTGGTGGCCTTGGCCGTACGCCAGTGGTCGGTGCCTTCATCAATGAGTTTCTGCCTTGGCAGGACCTGTTGAGCTATCTGGACGCTATCCTGCGGGTCTATAACCGCTATGGCCGTCGTGACAACAAGTACAAGGCCCGGATCAAGATTCTGGTCAAGGCACTGACGCCTGAAGTGTTCGCCGAGCGAGTCGACGCGGAAATGGTCCACCTGCGGGGCGGCCAGACCACGTTGACCGAAGCCGAAGTGCATCGCGTCGCCAAGCACTTCGTCGACCCCGAGTACAAAGCCCTCAGCGATCAAAGCGCTGAACTGGCTCACCTCGATAAAGAACACCCGGGTTTTGCCCGCTGGCGCTCGCGCAACGTTCTTGCGCACAAAAAGCCAGGCTACGCAGCGGTGACCCTGTCGCTCAAACCGACCGGTGTTGCCCCAGGCGATATCACCGACAAACAACTCGATGGCGTTGCCGATCTGGCTGATCGTTACAGCTTCAGCCAGATGCGCACGTCCCACGAGCAAAACATCATTCTTGCCGACGTTGAGCAAAGCCAGTTGTTCACCTTGTGGGGCGAGCTCCGCGAACAGGGTTTCGCCACCCCGAACATCGGTTTGCTGACCGACATCATTTGCTGCCCAGGGGGCGATTTCTGCTCCTTGGCCAACGCCAAATCGATCCCGATCGCCGAAGCCATCCAGCGTCGCTTTGACGATCTGGATTACCTGTTCGACATCGGCGAGCTGGACCTGAATATTTCCGGCTGCATGAACGCCTGCGGTCACCACCACGTGGGGCATATCGGCATTCTTGGCGTGGACAAGAAAGGCGAAGAGTTCTATCAAGTCTCCCTTGGCGGCAGCAGCAACCGTGATGCAAGCCTGGGTAAAATTCTGGGCCCGTCTTTCGCCCAGGATGTGATGCCCGACGTGATCGAGAAGCTGATCAACGTCTACATAGAGAAGCGGCACGAAGATGAGCGTTTTATCGACACCTTCCAGCGTATCGGCATTGACCCTTTCAAGGAGCGCGTCTATGCAGCGAATCATTAA